CATCGCGCCCGCCGCCAGCAGCACGGCGGCAGCGCCCGCAGCCGTCATCGCCTGTTTCATCATCCGTGACCTCCTGTGGTTGTCAGGATCGCAAAGCCTCCACCGCGCCCGTTCCGGCGCGGCGCCCCTGTTACCAGAACCTGTGATTGTGCGCCACCACGCCCGGCAGCACGTACGCATACAGCATCACCAGCAGCCCGATCACCAGCGCCAGCGCCAGCCCGTGCTTGGCCACCGCGCGGAACAGGTCGCCCTCTTTTCCCTCGATCCCCGCCGCCACGCACGCGATGATCAGCGACTGCGCCGCAACCATCTTCCCCATCACTCCGCCCGCCGAATTCGCCGCCGCCATCAGCACGGGATCCAGCCCCAGCTTCGTCGCCGTCACCACCTGCAGGTTTCCGAACAGTGCATTGGATCCCGCATCCGTGCCGCTCAGCGCCACGCCGATCCATCCAATGAACGTCCCGAAGATCGGATACAGCACGCCCGTGTGCGTCATCGCCAGCCCCAGCACGGCGTCCATCCCGCAGTACCGCATCACGTACGCCATGCAGATCATGCATAGAATCGCCAGAAAACTGAACCGCATCCGGTGCATCGTCCCCCGGAACACCCGCAGCGTCGTTCCCATCGACAGCCCCAGCACCGGCCCGGCCGCCAGCCCGGCGAGCACCGTCGCCGTCCCCACGCTCGCCAGCCAGTCGAAACTGAACACCGCCGTGTCCAGCACGTCTTTTTCCACCACCGGCGCCGTCCGCAGCACCATCTGGTGCAGCCCCGGCACAGGCGTCTTGTAGCTCGTCTGCGAGATCGCCGCCTTCACCGCAGGAATGCCCCACGCCACCACGAACAGCGCGATCAGCGCGAACGGCGACCACGCATGCACCACCTCCCGCGCCGTATATTTCCGCTTTTCCGGTCTGGGTTTTTCCCGTTCTTCAGGGAAATGGAATTCCTCTTTGGGCTTCCAGTACTTGAAAAAGACGGCGCAGATCAGGATGGCGCCCATCCCGCTCATGATGTCCACAAGGTTCGGATCCACGTAATTCGACCAGAAAAACTGGATTCCGGCGAACGAAAATCCCGCCGCCACGCACGCCGGCCATACCTGGAATGTCTCCTTCCACCCCACCATCGACCGG
This DNA window, taken from Bryobacteraceae bacterium, encodes the following:
- a CDS encoding lactate permease — its product is MQVWTQNYDPLGNAVLSTLAAAIPVTVLFYLLAVRKTKAHLAALYALIAAMAVAALIFRMPVHMVAGAAAHGAVYAALWIAWVVVGAVFVYDLTVQSGHFETIKGSIGAITDDRRVQMLLIAFCFGAVLEGAGGGGAPVAVTAAMMIGLGFRPFETAVVCLMANTAPVAWGGMGNPVRALAAVTGLPESDLSATMGRILPPIAALLPFYLVRSMVGWKETFQVWPACVAAGFSFAGIQFFWSNYVDPNLVDIMSGMGAILICAVFFKYWKPKEEFHFPEEREKPRPEKRKYTAREVVHAWSPFALIALFVVAWGIPAVKAAISQTSYKTPVPGLHQMVLRTAPVVEKDVLDTAVFSFDWLASVGTATVLAGLAAGPVLGLSMGTTLRVFRGTMHRMRFSFLAILCMICMAYVMRYCGMDAVLGLAMTHTGVLYPIFGTFIGWIGVALSGTDAGSNALFGNLQVVTATKLGLDPVLMAAANSAGGVMGKMVAAQSLIIACVAAGIEGKEGDLFRAVAKHGLALALVIGLLVMLYAYVLPGVVAHNHRFW